A part of Liolophura sinensis isolate JHLJ2023 chromosome 1, CUHK_Ljap_v2, whole genome shotgun sequence genomic DNA contains:
- the LOC135465528 gene encoding nodal homolog: protein MGRETDGYRSIDYTKTTSRFMLELFSKLQKGEHLSKASGHIRGSLDILSTDTVRCFSATAFHRDSSQKASFEFRVPRLPRNERLSLAEFRIPIQNQKKHSRKLKLHLRRGLSPLRTFSIRVKPFSDGDNKYLVYDITSSLRSLVNGYHGNITVRIHVRDQAKGNYSVDPKARMGTVGNPQEGLLVFYSENRGFLEAIYSSYTEEGQNDRGRRHGRQRRSLITRRRSRKNKNKWSAKKSRKSGNLCQKFDFYVDFNKIGWGRWIVFPKRFNAFLCHGNCPSPIASELLPTNHAMMQSLMRQKRPNAAPMPCCVPSKLKPLSMLYYEYDEILVRHHENMIAEECSCR, encoded by the exons AGACTACACCAAAACTACATCCCGGTTTATGTTAGAGTTGTTCTCAAAGCTCCAAAAGGGAGAACACTTGTCCAAAGCCAGTGGGCACATCCGAGGATCTTTAGACATTCTGAGCACAGACACCGTCCGCTGTTTCTCCGCCACAG CATTTCACAGGGATTCTTCACAAAAGGCTTCTTTTGAATTCCGAGTACCGCGTCTTCCCCGGAACGAACGCTTGTCCTTGGCAGAATTCAGAATTCCGATCCAGAACCAAAAGAAACATTCCAGAAAGTTAAAACTTCATCTCAGACGTGGCTTGTCGCCTCTCCGCACCTTTAGTATTCGTGTCAAACCATTTTCTGATGGAGATAACAAGTACCTTGTCTATGATATCACCAGTTCTCTGCGGAGTTTGGTCaatggttaccatggtaacatcaCTGTTCGAATACACGTCCGTGATCAGGCTAAAGGGAACTACTCAGTTGACCCGAAAGCGCGGATGGGAACAGTTGGGAATCCGCAAGAAGGTTTGCTTGTGTTTTACTCGGAAAACAGAGGGTTTTTGGAGGCTATATACAGCAGTTATACCGAAGAAGGCCAAAATGATAGAGGCAGACGACATGGTCGCCAACGGAGGTCTCTCATCACCAGGCGACGAAgtaggaaaaataaaaacaaatggtcTGCAAAGAAATCAAGAAAATCTGGAAACTTGTGTCAAAAGTTTGACTTTTATGTGGATTTTAACAAAATTGGTTGGGGTAGATGGATCGTATTTCCCAAGAGGTTTAATGCTTTCTTGTGTCATGGAAATTGTCCATCACCGATAGCCAGTGAGCTGTTACCAACCAACCATGCCATGATGCAAAGTCTGATGCGGCAGAAGAGGCCAAATGCGGCACCCATGCCGTGTTGTGTGCCCAGCAAACTAAAACCTCTCAGTATGCTGTATTATGAGTACGACGAGATTCTCGTCAGGCATCACGAGAACATGATTGCCGAAGAATGTAGCTGTAGATAG